A genomic segment from Roseibium algicola encodes:
- a CDS encoding acetylserotonin O-methyltransferase yields MGSKALFSALHVDLFSLLSEKTLTPQQVAEESELDLDRATTLLTALTSLGLVRREGAGFTNSPAAEAFLVKGRKYDFGDYLRFQIDKQMYPFMTQLNDALTDSLEDDQVASYETWFSDPEEARLYSRSQHAGSLGPGRGLAKLVDLSAAKQLLDVGGGTGAFSISLCKAYPGLRSTVLDFPNVAKVGEEFIAEEGLQDRIRYAPGNALKDTWPDSADAVLMSYLFSGVPGTAIPGLVRKAFEVLTPGSDFMVHDFMVDENRDGPKLAALWQLQHTAFNPEARSITSSYVAGLMEAAGFTDIAVEVMIPGMTMLVHGRKPE; encoded by the coding sequence ATGGGCTCCAAGGCTCTTTTTTCTGCACTTCATGTAGATTTGTTTTCACTGCTTTCCGAAAAGACCTTGACGCCACAGCAAGTTGCTGAAGAAAGCGAGCTTGATCTTGATCGCGCCACAACACTGTTGACCGCGCTTACGAGCCTCGGGCTGGTGCGCCGGGAAGGAGCAGGCTTCACCAATTCGCCCGCAGCGGAGGCGTTTCTGGTGAAAGGACGGAAGTATGATTTCGGCGACTATCTGCGGTTTCAGATCGACAAGCAGATGTACCCCTTCATGACGCAGCTCAACGACGCCCTGACGGACAGTCTGGAGGACGACCAGGTTGCTTCCTACGAGACCTGGTTCAGCGACCCGGAAGAAGCACGGCTTTATTCCCGGTCCCAGCATGCAGGCTCGCTTGGGCCCGGGCGGGGACTTGCCAAGCTCGTGGATCTGTCCGCTGCCAAGCAGTTGCTGGACGTTGGCGGTGGCACCGGGGCCTTCTCGATTTCGCTTTGCAAGGCGTATCCGGGACTGCGATCAACCGTTCTGGATTTTCCGAATGTCGCCAAGGTGGGCGAAGAGTTCATTGCCGAAGAAGGCCTGCAGGACCGCATCCGCTACGCGCCGGGCAATGCCCTGAAGGACACATGGCCGGACAGCGCGGACGCAGTGCTGATGTCCTATCTCTTTTCCGGCGTCCCAGGCACGGCCATTCCCGGGCTTGTGCGCAAGGCCTTCGAGGTTCTGACACCGGGCAGTGACTTCATGGTGCATGACTTCATGGTCGACGAAAACCGCGACGGGCCGAAGCTGGCCGCGCTCTGGCAGCTTCAGCACACTGCCTTCAACCCGGAAGCCCGTTCGATCACGAGTTCCTACGTTGCCGGCTTGATGGAAGCCGCTGGCTTCACGGATATCGCAGTTGAAGTGATGATCCCGGGCATGACGATGCTGGTGCACGGCCGCAAGCCGGAATAG
- a CDS encoding MaoC family dehydratase, whose product MSAFFEDIEVGDTLDLGEHTFTREDIVRFAEKYDPQAFHLSEEAAARTHFGRLCASGWHTAAVFMKLWVARHKALQEEALAAGQTPANIGPSPGFEDLKWIRPVFVGDTLRYRRVVTGKTESRTRPDWGLVHSDMQAFNQDGTLVFSFKGTVFVERRKR is encoded by the coding sequence GTGAGTGCCTTTTTCGAAGATATTGAAGTGGGTGACACGCTTGACCTTGGGGAACACACCTTCACCCGGGAAGACATTGTGCGTTTTGCGGAAAAATACGATCCGCAGGCTTTTCATCTCAGCGAGGAGGCCGCCGCGCGGACCCATTTCGGTCGCCTGTGCGCTTCCGGTTGGCACACGGCAGCGGTTTTCATGAAGCTCTGGGTCGCCAGGCACAAGGCTCTTCAGGAAGAAGCGCTGGCAGCAGGGCAAACACCAGCCAATATCGGCCCCTCGCCCGGGTTCGAGGATCTCAAGTGGATCAGGCCGGTCTTTGTTGGAGACACCCTGCGCTACCGGCGTGTGGTCACCGGCAAGACCGAAAGCCGGACCCGTCCGGACTGGGGTCTGGTTCATTCCGACATGCAGGCCTTCAATCAGGACGGTACGCTGGTGTTCTCCTTCAAGGGCACGGTGTTCGTCGAACGCCGCAAGCGCTAA